The following are encoded together in the Citrus sinensis cultivar Valencia sweet orange chromosome 1, DVS_A1.0, whole genome shotgun sequence genome:
- the LOC102619936 gene encoding leucine-rich repeat extensin-like protein 6, translated as MTNKNNPSLNLALCGSLLLSIILLLSKPSHQALDDNDIGFIIPNPRLLKAYIALQFWKLSITSDPNGFTSNWCGPNVCNYTGVYCAPAPDDPDCLTVAGIDLNQANIAGTLPEKLGLLQDLALFHINSNRFCGTIPDSFRNMQLLFELDVSNNQFSGCFPSVVLCLPSLKFLDIRFNQFEGEIPSAVFDLKLDALFLNNNKFTSSLPNNIGNSPVSVLVLANNNFDSCLPPSLTKMAGTLNEIILANAKLKGCLLKDIGLLNQVTVFDVSFNNLVGSLPESMGNMKSLEQLNVAHNNLSGAIPNSICCLPKLENFTYSYNFFCTEPLACLKLKVKDDRQNCIPNRPFQRSPMECKAFYSHPVDCGASCCLPRRPAPSTASAPTTLAAAPKHPEDWGAFSPGHLHHP; from the coding sequence ATGACTAACAAGAACAACCCTTCTCTCAATCTAGCCCTTTGTGGCAGCCTGCTGCTCTCTATCATATTGCTCCTCTCTAAGCCCTCTCACCAAGCTTTAGACGACAATGATATTGGATTCATCATTCCAAATCCAAGGCTCTTGAAAGCTTACATAGCCCTTCAGTTTTGGAAACTTTCCATCACTTCTGACCCCAACGGCTTCACATCTAATTGGTGTGGCCCCAATGTGTGCAACTACACCGGCGTTTACTGTGCACCCGCCCCAGATGATCCTGACTGCTTAACAGTCGCCGGAATAGACCTCAACCAAGCCAACATAGCCGGTACCTTGCCGGAAAAGCTGGGCCTCCTCCAAGACCTGGCCCTCTTCCACATAAACTCTAACCGCTTTTGTGGCACCATACCCGATAGCTTCCGAAATATGCAACTTCTTTTCGAGCTTGATGTTAGTAACAACCAATTCAGTGGTTGCTTCCCTTCTGTTGTTCTTTGTTTGCCTTCACTCAAGTTTCTCGACATCAGATTCAATCAATTCGAAGGCGAAATCCCCTCAGCTGTCTTTGATCTAAAGCTTGATGCACTGTTTCTTAACAACAACAAGTTTACCTCATCCTTACCAAATAACATCGGAAACTCCCCCGTCTCTGTGCTTGTTCTTGCAAATAACAACTTCGACAGTTGCCTACCTCCAAGTTTGACCAAAATGGCAGGTACCCTCAACGAGATCATTCTCGCGAATGCAAAATTAAAGGGTTGTTTGCTGAAAGATATAGGGTTGTTAAATCAAGTGACGGTGTTTGATGTTAGCTTTAACAATTTAGTTGGTTCGTTGCCCGAGTCTATGGGGAACATGAAGAGCTTGGAGCAGCTAAATGTTGCTCATAATAACCTATCTGGAGCAATTCCAAACAGTATATGCTGTTTGCCAAAGCTGGAGAATTTCACTTACTcctataatttcttttgtacTGAGCCACTAGCTTGCCTCAAGTTGAAGGTTAAAGATGATAGGCAGAATTGCATTCCTAATAGGCCATTTCAGCGATCGCCTATGGAATGCAAGGCATTTTATTCACATCCTGTTGACTGTGGTGCCTCCTGTTGCTTACCAAGAAGGCCGGCGCCGTCCACCGCCTCCGCCCCCACCACGTTGGCCGCGGCACCCAAGCACCCAGAGGATTGGGGAGCATTCTCACCTGGACATCTTCATCATCCATGA